A genomic stretch from Microplitis mediator isolate UGA2020A chromosome 10, iyMicMedi2.1, whole genome shotgun sequence includes:
- the LOC130675983 gene encoding uncharacterized protein LOC130675983: MELLCMFLLIFGFIIEKIETSWIPDYTANFEDHTTYVLSLGKFNDEDLNEMIKPEDLAHFPSINNNNNNNNKYNALHLHAERYNKRAVDKEQKNFKHLLEISKNAKENNFIEFKSLKKFNESEDSRGLRELERSATELSDYGKDYQENDSFVIARSTNDSYSEKKYESIGEEIEEEEDYDYESLKAEYDQQIIDSFYKNETFNFTDDGQPEDTPKEFVKDLVVIKKPRNCTQAELTKFGLKSFECLMFDYQHAIKNKTDIKLLLIRTWMVIRIWFFIYICIAIPCWCQKGWCCCCFRCEFCFPTRRIQKVRNYYALNPPGKFVEKPLADPEHPLIYEPTKAEKRAYRDLGKELKKL, from the exons ATGGAATTATTAtgtatgtttttattaatctttggatttatcattgaaaaaattgaaacctcATGGATACCCGACTATACA gCTAATTTTGAAGATCATACAACATATGTTTTATCATTGGGTAAATTTAATGACgaagatttaaatgaaatgatTAAACCAGAAGATTTGGCTCATTTTccatcaataaataataataataataacaataataaatataacgcATTGCATTTGCATGCTGAACGTTACAATAAACGAGCTGTTGATaaagagcagaaaaattttaaacatttactagaaatatctaaaaatgctaaagaaaataattttattgaatttaaatcattaaaaaaattcaacgag tcTGAAGATTCAAGGGGATTAAGAGAACTCGAAAGATCTGCGACTGAGTTATCAGATTACGGAAAAGATTATCAAGAAAATGATTCATTTGTTATCGCGAGGTCAACCAATGATAGTTACagtgagaaaaaatatgaatcAATTGGTGAAGAaatagaagaagaagaagattaTGATTACGAAAGTTTAAAAGCTGAATATGATCAACAAATAATTgattctttttataaaaatgaaacttttaattttactgaTGATGGCCAACCGGAAGATACACCTAAAGAATTTGTAAAAGATTTGGTTGTTATTAAAAAGCCGCGAAATTGTACGCAAGCAGAGTTAACTAAGTTTGGACTTAAATCTTTTGAGTGTTTGATGTTTGATTATCAGCacgcaataaaaaataaaactgacaTAAAACTTTTGTTAATAAGAACATGGATGGTCATAAGAATATggttttttatatacatttgtataGCGATACCTTGTTGGTGTCAAAAAg gtTGGtgctgctgttgttttcgTTGTGAATTTTGTTTCCCTACCCGaagaattcaaaaagtaagaaattattatgctcttaATCCACCtggaaaatttgttgaaaaaccaCTAGCTGATCCAGAACATCCGTTGATTTATGAGCCAACAAAAGCCGAGAAAAGAGCTTACCGTGATTTaggaaaagaattgaaaaaattataa